The Sphaerospermopsis torques-reginae ITEP-024 genome has a window encoding:
- a CDS encoding CHAT domain-containing protein, producing the protein MKTRQLRAAINVPTEIAELERQKEHILDQLSNEDEVVAKLRQVQPPQLQDFHPLLPEKTTLLSFYTTKNDTHILILHSGETQPHCFTCQGQGYEILQQWIRKTWTDLYIEDKKKNKWTAQMPHTLAEVAQRLEIERLITEHLQGTEELLIVPHLYLHQIPFAALPIAEGYLGDKFLIRYAPSLQVLGFCYNPKRLSAEDGYNYATAENATADLPFSGFEGAKIAEIFAVPQEQRLIREQATRTAYRQLLQQASHIVSSHHAQSRFDNPLESGLKLSDGNISVSQLFSPGWRFPQLQEVFLSCCETGLFLPETITDEPVAVSTGFLCAGASGVIASQWAVYDCSAALLSILYHQQRQQGLNRPRALQAAQRQMRQMTAAEFKKYYQKQLERHIKGEKELVSHEIYSKEQQGLNTEQETELLRKYGDAAQTIKHYANHKGLPFQHPVHWAAMGCYGLG; encoded by the coding sequence TTGAAAACCCGGCAACTCCGTGCCGCCATCAATGTCCCCACAGAAATTGCTGAACTAGAAAGGCAAAAAGAACACATCCTTGATCAACTGAGTAACGAAGATGAAGTGGTTGCCAAACTACGGCAAGTCCAACCACCCCAACTACAGGATTTTCACCCCCTGCTGCCGGAGAAAACCACTCTCCTCAGTTTCTATACCACTAAAAACGACACCCACATCCTCATCCTGCACTCTGGAGAAACTCAACCCCACTGCTTCACCTGTCAAGGACAAGGTTACGAAATCCTACAACAGTGGATAAGAAAAACTTGGACTGACCTCTATATCGAGGATAAAAAGAAAAATAAGTGGACGGCACAAATGCCCCACACCCTGGCAGAAGTTGCCCAAAGGCTAGAAATTGAACGCCTGATTACAGAACACCTACAGGGTACAGAGGAACTGCTCATAGTTCCCCATCTCTACCTGCATCAAATCCCCTTTGCCGCTTTGCCCATAGCTGAGGGCTATTTGGGAGATAAATTCCTAATTCGTTATGCTCCCAGTCTGCAAGTCTTGGGATTTTGTTACAACCCCAAACGCTTATCGGCAGAGGATGGGTACAACTATGCTACAGCCGAAAACGCTACTGCTGACCTGCCCTTCAGTGGGTTTGAAGGGGCAAAAATAGCAGAAATATTCGCAGTGCCACAGGAACAAAGACTCATCCGAGAACAAGCTACCCGCACAGCCTACCGTCAATTATTACAACAAGCCAGTCACATAGTGAGCAGTCACCACGCCCAAAGTCGGTTTGACAATCCCCTAGAGTCAGGTTTAAAACTTAGCGACGGTAACATCAGTGTCAGCCAACTGTTTTCTCCAGGGTGGCGTTTTCCCCAACTCCAGGAAGTATTTCTCTCCTGTTGCGAAACAGGGCTATTTCTACCTGAGACTATCACTGATGAACCCGTAGCAGTAAGTACAGGCTTTCTCTGCGCGGGAGCATCAGGTGTAATTGCCAGTCAATGGGCAGTTTATGACTGTTCGGCAGCATTGTTATCCATCCTCTATCATCAACAACGACAGCAAGGCTTAAACCGTCCCCGCGCCCTGCAAGCCGCACAACGGCAAATGCGTCAGATGACGGCAGCAGAGTTTAAAAAATACTACCAAAAACAGTTAGAGAGGCATATCAAAGGGGAAAAAGAGCTTGTGAGTCATGAAATCTACAGCAAGGAACAACAAGGCTTGAACACTGAGCAAGAAACAGAACTTTTAAGAAAATATGGTGATGCAGCACAAACCATCAAACATTACGCCAACCATAAAGGTTTACCATTCCAACATCCAGTCCATTGGGCGGCTATGGGTTGTTACGGCTTAGGTTGA
- a CDS encoding LabA-like NYN domain-containing protein, translated as MEKAILGGLTVATTALMAAFQQPAWTLPIPMLFTYSLGRRQSQEKIHQDQLQVSPAIIQQWEQSHHRQVKNLEQGLMELQQGLEALQKRSSDWEVAVKNPTPKGRGRVAIFIDGSNLHYMRQELKIEIDYKKLLELLTGDGTLWKAFYYTGIDSTKSQEKSFISWLGHNGFQVVTKELVKRADGTRKANLDVEMAMDMRDLASHYDTAVFVGGDGDLACALEQVSRQGIRVEVLGLRSMTSEALIKVADVYTDLAQVKQQLRRQ; from the coding sequence ATGGAAAAAGCAATTTTGGGCGGTTTAACGGTTGCAACTACGGCTTTGATGGCAGCATTCCAACAACCCGCATGGACTTTACCCATTCCCATGTTATTTACCTACTCACTAGGTCGTCGTCAATCCCAAGAGAAAATCCACCAAGACCAACTTCAGGTATCTCCTGCGATTATACAACAGTGGGAACAGTCCCACCACAGACAAGTTAAGAACCTAGAACAAGGGTTGATGGAGTTGCAGCAGGGACTAGAAGCCCTCCAGAAACGCAGTAGTGATTGGGAAGTGGCAGTAAAAAATCCAACTCCTAAAGGACGGGGACGGGTAGCTATATTTATTGATGGCTCTAATTTACACTATATGCGTCAGGAGTTAAAAATTGAGATTGATTATAAAAAATTGCTGGAGTTATTAACTGGAGATGGTACTTTGTGGAAGGCTTTTTATTATACAGGCATAGATTCCACTAAGAGTCAAGAAAAGAGTTTTATCAGTTGGTTAGGTCACAACGGCTTTCAGGTAGTGACTAAGGAACTAGTCAAACGGGCAGATGGTACTAGAAAAGCCAACCTAGATGTAGAGATGGCTATGGATATGCGTGATTTGGCATCTCATTATGATACTGCTGTTTTCGTCGGGGGTGATGGAGATTTGGCTTGTGCCTTAGAACAGGTGAGCCGACAGGGAATCAGGGTAGAAGTCTTGGGTTTACGTTCCATGACTAGCGAGGCTTTAATTAAAGTAGCTGACGTTTATACAGATTTAGCGCAGGTAAAACAGCAGTTACGTAGGCAATAG
- a CDS encoding M20 family metallopeptidase, whose translation MLTRIKEIANNLAPRLVEIRRHIHSHPELSGQEYQTAAFVAGVLSSSGLHVVEGVGKTGVIGELHSTHPDDRVLAIRTDMDALPIQERSGLEYASRIEGVMHACGHDVHTTVGLGTAMVLSQIADELGGKIRFLFQPAEEIAQGANWMVEDGAMNNVAAILGVHVFPSIPAGSVGIRYGALTAAADDLEIIILGESGHGARPHEAVDAIWIASQVITALQQAISRTQNPLRPVVLSIGKINGGRAANVIADKVQLLGTVRSLHPETRAQLPNWIENIVANVCNSYDAKYQVNYRQGVPSVQNDYALTQLLQSSAEEAWSSDRVQVLPEPSLGAEDFSVYLDYAPGSMFRLGVGYKDRIINHPLHHPQFEVDESAIITGVVTLAYAAYKYWKSK comes from the coding sequence ATGCTAACCCGGATTAAAGAGATAGCAAACAACCTTGCACCCCGCTTAGTAGAAATTCGTCGTCATATTCATTCACACCCAGAACTCAGCGGCCAAGAATATCAAACTGCTGCGTTTGTGGCTGGTGTTTTGTCTTCCAGTGGTTTGCACGTGGTAGAAGGGGTGGGTAAAACTGGTGTGATCGGCGAATTACACAGCACTCATCCGGATGATAGGGTGTTGGCAATTCGTACTGATATGGATGCTTTACCCATACAAGAGCGAAGTGGCTTAGAATATGCTTCACGAATAGAAGGAGTAATGCACGCTTGTGGACATGATGTACATACTACGGTAGGTTTAGGTACAGCAATGGTACTATCCCAAATAGCTGATGAGTTGGGTGGTAAAATCAGGTTTTTATTTCAACCAGCAGAAGAAATTGCCCAAGGTGCAAACTGGATGGTAGAAGATGGAGCAATGAATAATGTTGCTGCTATTTTAGGTGTTCATGTTTTCCCTTCTATTCCCGCTGGTTCTGTGGGTATTCGTTACGGAGCATTGACAGCAGCAGCAGACGATTTAGAAATTATTATTTTGGGTGAATCTGGACATGGTGCGCGTCCGCATGAAGCCGTGGATGCGATTTGGATTGCTTCACAGGTAATTACCGCATTACAACAAGCTATTAGCCGTACTCAAAATCCTTTGCGTCCTGTGGTGTTGAGTATTGGTAAGATTAATGGTGGTAGAGCAGCGAATGTGATTGCGGATAAAGTACAGTTATTGGGTACAGTGCGATCGCTCCATCCTGAAACTCGCGCTCAGTTACCAAACTGGATCGAAAATATAGTTGCTAATGTTTGTAATTCCTATGATGCAAAATATCAAGTTAATTATCGTCAAGGTGTACCCAGTGTACAAAATGATTATGCTTTGACACAATTATTGCAATCATCAGCAGAAGAAGCTTGGAGTAGCGATCGCGTGCAAGTTTTACCCGAACCTTCTCTCGGTGCGGAAGATTTTTCTGTTTATTTAGATTACGCCCCTGGTTCGATGTTTCGTTTGGGTGTAGGCTATAAAGATAGAATCATCAATCATCCTTTACATCATCCTCAATTTGAAGTTGATGAATCTGCAATTATTACTGGAGTGGTGACATTAGCTTATGCAGCTTATAAATATTGGAAGTCTAAATAA
- a CDS encoding chromosome segregation ATPase: MPPIESLESSSSQPISNNWYLLNVRSKKRQSFLKFLNLAIAQNNLQELFVDIKVPEDTVYEDIVLLNLSNFKTAYSFLKEVEFFQNIERKPLQSAQVNRMLGMR; encoded by the coding sequence ATGCCACCAATAGAATCTTTAGAATCTTCATCGTCTCAACCTATTAGTAATAACTGGTACTTGTTGAATGTTCGTTCTAAAAAACGGCAATCATTTTTAAAATTTTTGAATCTGGCAATAGCGCAAAATAACCTACAAGAATTATTTGTAGATATAAAAGTTCCCGAAGATACAGTATATGAAGATATTGTTTTACTGAATTTAAGTAATTTTAAAACAGCCTATTCTTTTTTGAAGGAAGTTGAATTTTTCCAGAATATAGAACGCAAACCTTTACAGTCTGCACAAGTGAATCGAATGTTAGGAATGAGATGA
- a CDS encoding hemerythrin domain-containing protein yields the protein MVATLDDTKRNAIAVKLADMKLLQQLIIDNEERFLRECSDGEIANNLRKMLDDDRKNQGILDTVVVQYGIQKNAESTVQEMVAKVRKLMQGNELSFFEKVFQHELLKHQQVMNGITIHKAAQKVGADVMAAIGTLNTINFENRAHQEQLKGSLEILGVRELTGQDADQGIWARVQDAIAAISGAVGSAVTQTSDKQDMNIQDVLRMDHNKVNILFTELMQSNDPQKIQEYFGQIYKDLSAHAGAEEEVVYPRVRPFYGEANTQELYDEQARWGPWFEELRGISPATPQFKDRLRQIWDQIGDHIRQEESTMFAAIRNNMSSRESEELATQFKAAKTRIQERMGRETRTEAAV from the coding sequence ATGGTAGCCACTTTAGATGATACCAAACGAAATGCTATTGCAGTAAAATTGGCAGATATGAAGTTACTGCAACAGTTAATTATTGATAATGAAGAAAGATTTTTAAGAGAATGTAGTGATGGTGAAATTGCTAATAATCTCCGCAAAATGCTAGATGATGACCGCAAAAATCAAGGCATTCTTGATACTGTGGTAGTTCAATATGGCATTCAAAAAAATGCAGAATCTACAGTACAAGAAATGGTGGCAAAAGTTCGCAAATTAATGCAGGGTAATGAATTAAGTTTCTTTGAAAAAGTATTTCAACATGAGTTATTGAAGCATCAACAAGTCATGAATGGAATTACAATTCATAAAGCTGCCCAGAAAGTTGGTGCTGATGTGATGGCAGCAATTGGAACTTTAAATACTATCAATTTTGAAAACCGCGCACATCAAGAACAACTGAAAGGAAGTTTAGAAATTTTAGGAGTGCGGGAACTAACAGGACAAGATGCAGATCAAGGAATTTGGGCAAGAGTTCAAGATGCGATCGCCGCTATTAGTGGTGCTGTGGGTAGTGCTGTCACCCAAACTTCTGATAAGCAAGATATGAATATCCAAGATGTTCTGCGTATGGATCACAATAAGGTAAATATCTTGTTTACAGAATTAATGCAAAGCAATGATCCACAAAAAATTCAAGAATATTTTGGACAAATTTATAAAGATTTGAGCGCCCATGCAGGTGCGGAAGAAGAAGTAGTTTATCCGCGAGTTCGTCCTTTTTATGGTGAAGCTAACACCCAAGAATTATATGATGAACAAGCTCGCTGGGGTCCTTGGTTTGAAGAATTAAGAGGTATTAGCCCTGCTACACCACAATTTAAAGACAGACTCAGACAAATTTGGGATCAAATTGGCGATCATATTCGTCAAGAAGAAAGCACAATGTTTGCCGCTATTCGTAATAACATGAGCAGCAGAGAAAGTGAGGAATTAGCTACACAATTCAAAGCTGCTAAAACTAGAATTCAAGAAAGAATGGGCAGAGAAACTAGAACAGAAGCCGCGGTCTAG
- a CDS encoding DUF2231 domain-containing protein, translated as MTTTEQNSTPFPNVPPIIESDDREYLDSGVPSTVSIAGHPLHPLSIIFPIAFLAAALGSDFGYWLTRDYFWARASVWLIGLGLVTGMIASVIGMSDFLQIERVRKRAAGWAHLILNISILVFTTLNFIIRWGDAESNLLPWGLLLSLIVGTLTSITGWFGAELSYRHKIGVVGAGSKRYP; from the coding sequence ATGACAACTACAGAACAAAATTCTACACCATTTCCCAATGTACCACCAATTATTGAAAGCGATGATCGAGAATATTTAGATAGTGGTGTACCCAGCACCGTATCCATAGCTGGACATCCTTTACATCCTTTGAGTATAATTTTCCCTATCGCTTTTTTAGCCGCAGCTTTAGGTAGTGATTTTGGTTATTGGTTAACGCGAGATTATTTTTGGGCTAGGGCTTCTGTGTGGTTAATTGGATTAGGTTTAGTTACTGGTATGATCGCTTCAGTTATTGGCATGAGTGACTTTTTACAAATAGAAAGAGTCCGCAAACGTGCCGCTGGTTGGGCGCATTTAATTCTGAATATTTCTATCTTGGTTTTCACAACTTTGAATTTTATTATCCGTTGGGGTGATGCAGAATCAAATTTACTACCTTGGGGTTTATTGCTATCATTAATTGTGGGAACTTTAACCAGTATTACCGGATGGTTTGGTGCAGAACTTTCCTATCGCCATAAAATTGGTGTGGTGGGTGCGGGAAGTAAAAGATATCCCTAG
- the fabG gene encoding 3-oxoacyl-ACP reductase FabG — protein MKGKQVLLTGGTGGLGLGVTPAVLAQGADVTIPYSSLKDVERLKGILSPADIARIKFIPANLQDEASVKQVINSMMRVDVLIHLVGGFSMGKTHEYSFDSWKNEFELNLNTTFLTCKYSLESMLKHGYGRIVTVSSRAGVEPAGQLAAYSAAKAGVIALTKAIADETKGTNITANTVLPSVIDTPTNRQAMGAENADKWVKPESIAEVICFLASEAAKDVRGAAIPVYGNV, from the coding sequence ATGAAAGGAAAACAAGTTTTACTCACAGGTGGTACTGGTGGACTAGGTTTAGGTGTCACACCCGCAGTTTTAGCCCAAGGTGCTGATGTTACTATTCCTTATAGTAGTCTTAAAGATGTGGAAAGACTCAAGGGAATTTTATCACCGGCGGATATTGCCAGAATTAAATTTATTCCGGCTAATTTACAAGATGAAGCATCTGTAAAACAAGTCATTAATAGCATGATGCGAGTAGATGTTTTAATTCATTTGGTGGGTGGTTTTTCGATGGGAAAAACCCACGAATACAGCTTTGATAGTTGGAAAAATGAATTTGAATTAAATCTCAATACTACTTTTTTGACTTGTAAATATAGCCTGGAAAGTATGTTAAAACATGGCTATGGGCGCATTGTTACTGTTAGTTCTCGCGCTGGTGTAGAACCTGCGGGACAATTAGCGGCTTATTCTGCTGCTAAGGCTGGTGTGATAGCATTAACTAAGGCTATAGCTGATGAAACCAAAGGAACTAATATCACTGCAAATACTGTCCTTCCCAGCGTTATTGATACCCCTACTAACCGCCAAGCGATGGGTGCAGAAAACGCGGATAAATGGGTAAAACCGGAATCTATTGCTGAGGTAATTTGTTTTTTAGCTTCGGAAGCTGCTAAGGATGTGAGAGGCGCTGCTATTCCGGTTTATGGGAATGTTTGA